TCCCGACCGTCGTCGCGGCGTTCGTGTTCCAGCAGTTTTTGCGCACGCAGGACGGCTGGCTGAATATGTACGTGCTGCACCCGTTGGGGCTGGGCAATCCCGGCTGGCTGCAAGACCCGAACTGGGCCATCCCGGCGCTGACGCTGGTCGGCACGTGGGGCGTGGGCACGGCGATGCTGATGTTCCTCGCCGGGCTGCAGAATGTCCCGACCGAGCTGTACGAAGCGGCGCGCGTCGATGGCGCGGGGTGGTGGTCGCGGCTGCGCCACATTACGGTTCCGATGATTTCGCCGGTCATTCTCTATAACCTCGTGATCGGTCTGATCGGCACGTTTCAATATTTCGTCATCGCCTACACCATTACCATTCCGGCAGGGCGCGGCGGCAACGAGCTGTCGATGTACGTCTACAATCTGCACGTTTACCGTGAGGCGTACGTGTTCTTCGACATGGGCTATGCCTCGGCGCTGGCGTGGTTCCTGCTGGTTATCGTGCTGATTGTGACCGGGCTGGTCTTCCGCAGCTCCAGCAAATGGGTGTACTACGCAGCAGGAGGAAAGGCATAATCATGGACCGGCTGCGCAGCATTCTTAGTGGGGAAAACCGGCGCGATTACCTGAAGCTCGAGGCGTACAAGTACCTCGGCACAGGTACGCTGCTGATGATTTTGATCGTCCTGGCGGGCATTTACCTCAGCCCACTGCTGTACATGGGCAGCACGGCGCTCAAGAGCGAGGCCCAGCTCGCCGATCCTGACGACCCGATCCTGCCACAGTCGCCGCAGGTGTATCACTACGTCAGCGACGAGTCGCAGTCCTTCCGCTACACGTGGCGTCACCCCGCGACGTTCGAGTATGAGGGGCAGGAGCTGCCCGTTTATGAAGTGATCGCGCAGGGCAAGATCTACAAGTACGCCCTGCTGGAGGATCGCGGTGAGAGCGGCTTGTTCATCGATACCGAGGACCCCGACGCGGGGCCGGTCGAGGTGGATACCGCGCCCGCGAGCCTCAGTCCCTCGATGGCGCGCGAGCAGCTCGAAGTCGCGCTGTATAACGTCGAGGTGGACGGCACGGAAAAGACGCTGGGCTTGGTCAACGAGTTCGACGACGGCTCGACGCTGTGGATGGACCCGGCGAACGTCAACGCCGAGCCGGTCCGCCTGCCGATCACCGTGGACGAGGCCAGCCTGGCTCGCGACGAGCAGGATCTGACGATGTACCACGTGCCGATCGACGGCGAAACGCGCGAGCTGGCCCTGCTGGAAACGACCCGCAACGGCGCGACGTTTGTCGATCCCGACACGAACGATCTGATCAAGGTGGATGAGCGCGTGCGCGGCCTCGACCCGGTGTACGAACTCGAGGTCCACCCGGAGAACTTCAAGACGGCGGTCGAGACGATCAACTACGGGCGGCTGTTCCTGAACACGTCGATCGTGTCGCTCGTCGGCGCGCTGGGCGCGATGATCTCCGCGACGCTGGTCGCCTACGGCTTCACGCGTTTCAACATCCCCTACGCCAACATTCTGTTCATGATCCTGCTGGCGACGATCATGCTGCCCCAGCAGGTGACGCAGATCCCGACCTATATCCTGTTCCGCCAGTTGGGCTGGGTCGGTACTCTGCTCCCGCTGATCGTGCCGCACTTCTTTGGCAACGCCTACAACGTGTTCCTGCTGCGGCAGTACATGATGGGCATCCCGCTGGAACTGGACGAGGCCGCCCGCGTGGATGGCGCGAACCCGCTGCAAATCCTGTGGCACGTGATCATCCCGGCGGCGCGACCCGCACTGGTGGCGGTATACTTGTTCCACTTCCTGTTCGCCTGGAACGAATTCCAGCAGGCGCTGATTTACATCGGCGGCAACGAGAACAATCAGGTGCTGGCGGTCGGGCTGCAGCGTTTCTCTCAGATCTACTCGTCGCAGCAGAACCTGATGATGGCGGCGGGCGTGCTGACGATGCTCATCCCGCTGATCGTCTTCTTCCTCGCCCAGCGCATTTTCATGCAGGGCGTGGTTATCACCGGAGTTGAGAAGTAATGAAGCGCTTGCTGGTCTGCCTGCTGGTCCTGACGCTGGCCATGCCGGGGTTTGCCCTGGCGCAAGGCGGAACGCCGGTGCCCGAAGGCGTAACCGGCGAGCTGCTGTATATCCCCTTCCCGGTGTCGATCACCGTGGATGGTGATCTGTCCGATTGGGCAGATGTGCCGCACTACACGGTGGACAAGGGGCCGAACCTATCCGGTGACCCGGCGGAGAACGGCTCGTTTATGGTCGCGGTGGCAGCCAGCGCGGACACGTTTTACATCACCATGACGATGGCCGACCGTAACATCGTGTCCGGGCAGCATGGCACGAACTTCTGGAACGAGGACTCGCTGGAGTTCTACCTCAACTTGACCGGCGACTTCTATACGCCGATTTACGCCGAGGGCATGTATCAGGTCAATATCAATGCCGCCGATATCGGCAACACCGATCCCGGCGGGCTGACGCTGACCGGCGTGCGCAGCGATGAGCTGCCCCTGAGCGCCTACGTGTTCAAGACGGATGACGGCTGGGGCTTCGAGGCGGAAGTGCCGCTGGCGGGCCTGTTCGAGATCGCGCACGGGGCGGAGATCGGCTTCCAGGCGCAGGCCAACGGCGCGACGCAGATGGACCGCGATGTGAAGCTGATCTGGTCCAACGCCGATACGGGCGACACGTCCTGGCAGAATCCGGCGGTGTTTGGCCGCGCGATCTTCTACGAGCTGGGGCAGACCGGCGTGCCGGAACCAAGCGGCCCGCCCGCCGAGGATGAATCGGGCGGGTTCGACTGGGCCGGAGTGCCCTGGGACGAGATCGTGCGCGCGACGTGGGAAGGCTATAAGGCCAATTACATCTTCTGCGGCGAGCCGTGCGGGGACAATATGGGCCTTGTCTTCGACCCGAACATGAACTATCAGGCGGTCAGCGAGGGCGTCGGTTATGGGCTGCTGATGGCCGTCATGATGGACGATCAGGCGACGTTCGACACCATTTATGACGCGGCGCACGCTATCATGCTCGACCCGGCGACGGGCCTGTTCAACTGGCGCGTGGATAATACCGGCGCGGTCACGGGCGAGACGTCCGCGACGGACGCCGAGGAAGACATCGCCGCCGCGCTGATCTTCGCGCAGTCGCGCGTGGATCGCGGTGAGTGGGTGCAGCACGCGGAGCGACCCTACGGCGACCGCGCCAACGCGCTGATCGACGCGATCTATCTGTACGAGGTCGCGGACGGGCGCTACCTGACGCCCGGCGATGCCTGGGAAGGCGAGGGACAGGAGATTTTGAACCTCTCCTACTTCGCGCCCGCATGGTACCGTATCTTTGACGACTTCCAGGGCACGGATCGCTGGCAGCCAGTGATCACCTACGGTTACCGCTCGCTGTTCACCACCCACGGCGCGCCGCTGGGCCTCGCGCCGGACTGGTCCACCAGCGAGGGCGGCCCGGCTTACGAGTACTGCGACGCGCACGGGCGTTCGCGCGAAACGTGCCTGTACGAAATGACGTTCGACGCCATCCGCGTGCCGTGGCGCATCGGCCTGGACTGCCTGTGGTTCGGTGATTCGCGGGCGTGCCAGTGGTCGGGGCGCACCGCCGAGTTCCTCAAGGCGCTGCCGCCGGATCAGTTCGGGCGGCTGTACGACATGGACGGCGTGCCGGTCGTCAGCTATCAGAACGAGATGATGGACGGCATGTGGCTCGTGGCGAGTTTGGCATCTGGTGATGAGGAATTACAACAACAACTTGCACAACAGTTGTATACTGTAACTGGGAACGCTCTCACAGAGGGATATTGGGGCGGCAGCGCGCAGTACTACTTCAACCAGAGCCTTGCCTGGTTCGGTGCGTCGCTGCTCTCGGGCGATTTCCAAAATCTATACTATTCTGCCGATTAATTCCCGGCGTCCTGCCTGACTGTTCGGGGTGGCAGTCAGGCGGACGCCTGCCCGTACGATTCGAGCAATCCCGGCGGCTTTAAATCCCCGGTGGACTGCGCCACAGCTTACTACGACATTCGGAGATTGGACCTATGCACTACGGCTCATTTGACGATGTGCGCCGCGAGTATGTGATCACGCGGCCCGACACACCTTTGCCCTGGATCAACTATCTGGGCAGTGAAGCTTTCTTCGGCCTCATCTCGAACACGGCGGGTGGTTATGCGTTCTACCGCGACGCGCGCCTGCGCCGCCTGACGCGCTACCGCTACAACAACGCCCCGCCCGACAGCGGGGGCCGCTACCTCTACCTGCGCGACGAGGCGACGGGCACGTACTGGTCGCCCTCGTGGATGCCCACCCGCACCGACCTGGACGAGTACACCTGCCGCCACGGTCTGGGCTATACGATCATCGAATCGGCGTACCGGGGCATCCGCGCGGAGACGCGCTATTTTGTTCCGGTGGGCGCGGACCTGGAAGTCTGGCAGACGACGATCACTAACGAGCACGCGGAACCGGCGGCGCTGTCGCTGTTCGGCACGGTCGAGTTCTGCCTGTGGGATGCCTACGACGACATGACCAACTTCCAGCGCAATTTCAACACGGGTCAGGTCGAAATCGAAGATGGCGTGATCTACCACAAGACCGAGTACCGCGAGCGCCGCGATCACTTTGCGTACTTCGCGTGCAGCGCACTCGTCGCGGCCTACGACACGCAGCGCGAGGCGTTCCTGGGAGCCTATCGCGGCTGGGATGCGCCGCTGGCCGTGGAGCGCGGCGCGTGCGGTGATTCCGTGGCGCACGGTTGGGCACCTATCGCCGCGCAGCAGGTGAAGCTCGACCTCGCGCCCGGCGAGTCGCGCACGGTGATCTTCCTGCTCGGCTACGGCGAAAATCTGCAGGACGAAAAGTTCGACCCGCCAGAGTCGCAGGCGGTCAACAAGCAGCGCGTGCGCCCGGTCATCGCGCGTTACCTCGATCCGGCGCAGGCGGACGCGGCCTTCGAGGATCTGGGTCGCTACTGGGAACGGCAGTTGGCGGGCCTGCAAGTCACCACGCCGGACGAGCACACCAACCGCATGGTCAACATCTGGAACGCCTACCAGTGCATGGTGACGTTCAACCTGTCGCGCTCGGCCTCCTATTTTGAATCGGGCGTGGGGCGCGGCATGGGCTTCCGCGATTCGGCGCAGGACCTGCTCGCCTTCGTGCAAATGGACCCGGTCCGCGCGTGCGAGCGCCTGCTCGATCTGGCCGCGACGCAGTTGGAGACAGGCGGCGCATACCACCAATACCAGCCGCTGACGAAAAAGGGCAATGACGCGGTCGGCAGCAACTTCAACGACGATCCGCTGTGGCTGGTGCTGGCGGCGGCGGCGTATGTCAAGGAGTCGGGCGACTGGTCGATACTGGACGCGTCGGTCCCCTACGAAAACCGCCCCGGCACGGAACAGCCATTTTACGAGCATCTACAGCGCTGCGTGCAGTACACGCTGGACCGGCTCGGCCCGCACGGCCTGCCGCTGATCGGGCGCGCCGACTGGAACGACTGCCTGAACCTGAATACATTCTCCGACACGCCCGGCGAGAGCTTCCAGACGACGACCAACAAGGACGGCGCAGTAGCCGAGTCAGTGCTGATCGGGGGCATGTTCGTGCAGGCTGCCAACGAAATGGCCGATCTCGCGGCACGCTGCGAGGGTGGCGAGGCAGCGGAGCGTTATCGCGCGGTGGCACAGCAGATCGAGGCCGCCGTGCGCGAATACGGCTGGGACGGCGCATGGTTCCTGCGCGCCTACGACGCGCTTGGGGACAGGGTCGGCTCGCACGAGTGCGCCGAGGGGCAAATCTACGTGGAGCCGCAGGGCATCTGCATCCTGGCCGGGATCGGCGTCGAGGACGGGCTGGCCGAGCGCGCGCTGGAGTCGGTCGCGGAGCGGCTCGCCACGCCGCATGGCATCCTGCTGCACCAGCCCGCCTATACACGCTATTACCTCAACCTGGGCGAAATTTCGTCGTACCCACCCGGCTACAAGGAGAACGCGAGCGTGTTCTGCCATACCAACCCGTGGATCATGATCGCGGAGGCGATCGTGGGGCACGGCGACCGGGCGTTCGACTATTACACGCGCATCAGCCCGTCCGCGCGCGAGGCGATCAGCGACGTGCATCGCAGCGAGCCGTACGTCTACGCGCAGACCATCGCCGGGCGCGATGCGCCGACGCAGGGCGAAGCGAAAAACTCGTGGCTGACCGGCACGGCGGCGTGGAATTACGTCGCCATCACGGAGTGGATTCTGGGCATCCGCGCCACGCACGAGGGCCTGTGCGTCGCGCCGGTCATCCCGGAGGCATGGTCCGGCTTCACCGCCACGCGCGCCTTCCGGGGCACGCCCTACCACATCACCGTGACGCGCAAGGGACCGGGGAATGCCCTGGCGCTGACGGTGAACGGCCAGCCGGTCGCGGGTACGGTTGTGCCGCTGGCGGCGGGTCCCGATCCGGTCACGGTCGAGGTGGCGCTGGGCGGGTGATGCCCGGCGTGTATTGGATACGTCACACAAAACGCCCCGCGAACCGGGGCGTTTTTTTGTGAGGCGGAGATGGGCACAAATGCGTAGGGGCAATTCATCTACGGAAATGCCTGCGATATGTGATGCCGTAGGGGCGTAGCCATACGCCCCTACGAGATGGTTTGCGGCCTTACACCAACCCCAACGTGCGCGCGATGGTGGCCGTGGTGATGGTGATGGCGAAGCCCATGACCAGCGGCAGCAGCGTCGCGACCGCCGTCCACTTGGCGCTCTTAGTTTCGTTGAAGATGGTCAGGATCGTGGTGCTGCACGGGTTATGGATCAGGCTGAACAGCATCAGGTTGACCGCCGTCAGCGTCGTCCAGCCGCCCGCGTCCAGCACGGTGCGGATCGCGTGGCTCGAATCCAGCTCGAACATGACGCCCGCACCCTGCCCGACACCGGTCAGACCGGTGGTCAGCACGGTCAGCATCAGCACGGTCGGGATCACGATCTCGTTGGCCGGGATTGCCAGAATGTAGGCTACCAGGATCACGCCGTTGATGCCCATCAGCCAACCGAGGCCGTCCAGGGAGCCGACGAGGTGCGCGGCGAGGCTGGCATCTCCAATCGTGATGTTTGACAGCAGCCAGATCGCTACACCAGCCGGGATCGCCATCGTCACCGCGCGCCACAGCACGATCAGCGTGCGGTCGATGATGGACGTGTAAACCGTCTGCCAGATGCGCGGGCGGCGATAGGGCGGCAGCTCCAGGCTGAACACGGACGCCTCGCCCTTGAGCCACGTTTTCGACAGGAACCACGAGACGAGGAACGTCATCACCACGCCCAGCACCGCGACGCCCACGACCGCCGCCGCCGAGATCAGCCCGGCCATCGCCGCCGGGACCGCGCTGCCGATGAACACGGTCGAAACCATGATCAGGGTCGGCCAGCGCCCGTTACACACGGCGAAGTTGTTGGTGATGATCGCGATCAGCCGCTCGCGCGGGCTGTCGATGACGCGGGTGGCGACCACGCCCGCCGCGTTGCAGCCGAACCCCATCGTCATTGATAGGGCCTGCTTGCCGTGCGCCCCGGCGCGACTGAACATCCGGTCCAGGTTGAACGCTACGCGCGGCAGGTAGCCGAAGTCTTCGGCCAGCGTGAACAGCGGGAAGAAGATCGCCATCGGCGGCAGCATCACGCTGATCACCCACGCCATCGCCAGGTACGCGCCGTCGAACAGCACGCCGCTTAGCCACCACGGGAAATGCAGCGTACTGCCAACGTCCTTTAGAATGGGCAGCAGGTCACCGATCAGCAAAGTAGAGAGCATTTGCGACGGCACGTTCGCGCCCTGGATCGTCAGCCAGAACACAGCGGTCAGCATCAGAATCATCATGGGGAAGCCCCACGTCCGGCTGGTTACGAGCTGGTCGATCTTGCGGTCCAGGTCGAAGCGCGGACGCTCGCCCGGCAGCGTCACCGCACGGTCCGCGATTTGCGTCGCGTCGGTGTACAGCGCTTCGGTCAGGCGATCGTGAAACTCATCGGATAGCCCCTCACGGAGTCCTTTGGCTGTAGTGAGAATGTCAACGTTGGTGCTCATCGTGCCGGTATCTCCGCGACCATCAGCCGTTCCGCCACAGCCTGCGTGCGATCGCCCTTCGACAGATCGCCCAAGCTGCCGTCGCGGATGGCGCGTTCGATCTGCTCGTCGCCGTCCAGCAGCCGCAGCGCGACCCAACGGGCGTTGGGCAGGCCGGGATAGGCTGTTTCGATCTGCGCGACCAGGGTGTCAATCGCCCCGTCGAACGCCGCGTTATGCGTCTTGCCGATGCGATGCGGGCGCGTAGCGACACGGCCCTGCGCCATGTCGTTGATGGCGCTCAGCAGCTCGGCGATACCTTCGCCCTGCCGCGCGGACATCGGGATGACCGGCACGCCCAGGTCGCGCGCCAGCCGCCGGTCGTCCACGGTCAGGCCGTGCCGCCGCGCTTCGTCGATCAGGTTCAGGCAGATCACGGCCTTGTCGGTGATCTCCAGCACCTGAAGGGCCAGGTTCAGGTTGCGCTCCAGCCGCGTCGCGTCCACGACGATGGCCGTCACGTCCGGCTGGCCGAACAGGATGAAGTCACGCGCGATTTCCTCGTCCACGCTGGCGGCCAGCAGCGAATACGTGCCGGGCAGGTCCACCAGCTTATAGCGCTTGTTGTCGTACTCGTAGCCACCTTCGGCGCGCGCGACGGTCTTGCCCGGCCAGTTGCCGGTGTGCTGCCGCAGGCCGGTCAGCGAATTAAACACCGTGCTCTTGCCGGTGTTGGGATTGCCCGCCAGCCCGACGACGTAATCCCAGTTGTCGATGTTGACGCCCAATCGCGCCATGTGGCGGTTGACCGGGCAGGTTGCGCAAGCCGATGCGGTGCTCATCGTGTCAATGCTCATCGTTTGTCTCCTCGTCCCCCCGCAGGGTGATTTGCCGGGCCTGGCTGCGCCGCAGCCCGACCAGCGTGCCGCGCACCTTGTAAGCCGTCGGGTCGCCCAACGGGCTGCGCATTTCCACCTCGATGCGGGTGCCGGGCAGAATGCCCAGATCCATCAGGCGGCGGCGCTCCGGCCCTCTAGCGTAGAGCGCGGCGACGACGCCCGATTCGCCGGGCTTCAGGTCGTCCAGGGTGCGTGTGGTGGGGGGTGTCTGAATACTCATCTTGGCCTCGTGCTGCTTTGTGATTTCTGCGTTTCGGCTCTTATTTCTCGATGCTGTAGAGATTATATTTTAGGTATACCGAAATGTCAAATAGTAAGTTGGCGAAAATTCGATGAATCGCCGTGCAATTGCCGGATGAATTTTTTTGGGGGACGCACGGAAAAGAAACCTCATCCCCATTCGCTGACGCTCGTTTCCCCTCCCCAATCCAGAATTCGACATTCTGCCCCGCCCGGCGCAGTATTTGGCGCACGAACTGCGTTTTACCCTGTAGAGCGCGCACAATGGACACCTTCATGCCGGACATGACACAGGGACCGATCGACGAGCGGCAGATTCTCGAAGACCTGCGGCACAACCCCGATGCGTTTCGGGTCTTGTACCAGCGGTATTTTCCGCGCGTCTTCGCCTATACCGCTTACCGGATCGGTCGCAATCAGGATACCGAGGACGTGGTGGCCGAGACGTTTGCCCTGGTGGTCGAGAAGATCGACCAGTTTGAATGGCGGGGCGACGGATCGTTTGCGGCGTGGCTGTTCCGCATCGCGCACAGCCGCGTACAGCAGTTCTACCGCCAGCGCCACGTCCGCCACGTACCGGTTCCGCTCGACGATCTGCCGGAGATCGAGAGTCACTTGCCCTCACCGGATCAGGTCTTCGCGGACAAGGAACGATTTTGGGAGCTGCGGCAGGCCATCGAGACGCTGTCGCCACGCAAACAGGAGATCGTAACGCTGCGGTTCTTCGGGACGCTGCGCAACCGGGAGATCGCCGCCGTGCTGGGGTTGGACGAGCGCACCGTCGCTGCCCACCTCAGCCGGGCGGTCGCGGACTTGCAGCGCCTGTACCGGAGCGAGCCGGAGGGAGAAGGCCAGCGATGACGCACAACCACACGCACGATGCCGACCTCATCGCGGCCATCGACCGCCTGCTGGACCAGGGCGAGCCGACCGGCATCCCGGCGCTGGACGACCTCGCGGGCACGGTTCCGCGCAGCCGCCCGGCCTTCGAACACGATCTTGAGACGCGGCTGGTCGCGCAGCTTCAAACGACCCAACAACACGAGAGGAAAACCATCATGCAGCAAGTTCTGCGTTTCCCAACGGACACTGCTTTGCCCAGGCTTCGCCTGATTCGCCCTGCTTACACGCTGATCGCGGCGGCGCTGGCCGTAGCGCTGTTCGCCGTGGGCCTGTTCGTGGTCAGCAACCGCCCGCCGTCGGGATCGACGCCCGGTGCGATGCCGCCCGCCGGGAATCCCGACCAGCCCGCCGCGCAGCGCTCCCCCACGCCGACGATCCCGGCGACAGTACTGGCGACCGCGACGCCCATCCCCGGTGGCCCGGCAGATAACGCTGTGTTTTACTATCCCGTGCAGCCCGGCGACGACTGCCTGAGCATTGCCGCGCGGTTTGGGCTGACCGATCCCAACATCGTGGAGCAGATTGCCACGCTGAATAACCTGCAGTCGCCCTGCGTGCTGCCGGAACCGGGCACCACGATCCTGATCCCGGCGCCTCGGGGTGATGCGAACATGGCTTCGGCGTCGCCGACGTTTACCGCGACGCCCGTTCCGTTCGACATGACCGGACTCCCGCCGACAGCCCTGCCTCCCACGCTGGTTCCTGACGATCAGGGTGCCCCGACACTGGTCCCGGGCCCGATGGTGACGGCTACGCCTGTCAGCGCGTCGGGCGATGCGCTGCCCCCGCAGTACATCCGGCCCAGTGACCTGCGGCTGGTGTACATCGCCGCGCGGGATATCCCGGCAGGCACGACGCTGGTCTTCCCCGCAGCAGGAAGCGCGCTCGATCTGGACGTGATCGCGACCTACTGGCCCGCCGATCAAGTCCCGGCCTCCGCCGTCGAAACCCTCAATGGCGCGGTCACGTTGGTGGATATCCCGCAGTGGCAGCCGATCCTGGCCGATCAGGTGGCGTTGGCGGGGCAATAACGCCCGAAAATCGGAGAATACCTATACGGGCGGGTTCATAGACCCGCCCGTTTTTTGCCGTTTGCTCTTGCTTTTAACTAACTACTGAAAACTGACAACTAACCACTGCTTTTCGGCCAGGGGACTTCGAGGCCGTGCCGCTCCATCAGGTCCGCGTTGGCCAGTAGGTCGCGCGTCGGGCCGTCCGCCACGATGCGCCCGGCATCCAGCACGACCACGCGCGCGCAGAGATCCCACACCAGCCGCATGTCGTGCGAGCTGACCAGCAGGGTACAATCCTCGAAGGTGCGCAGCAGCGCGATCAGGTCGCGGCGCGCGCGGGGGTCCAGCCCGGCGCTTGGCTCGTCCAGCACCAGCAGATCCGCGTCCATGCTGAGCACAGTCGCCAGCGCGATGCGCTTCTTTTCGCCCACGCTGAGGTGTACGCTGGTGCGCCCGGCGTACGCTTGCATGTCGACCGCCGCCAGCGCCCGCTCCACGCGTGCACGAATCTCGGCCTCCGGCAGGCCCATGTGCAGCGGCCCGAACGCGACGTCCTGTTCCACACGCGGCGAAAAAAGCTGATCGTCCGGGTTC
This sequence is a window from Aggregatilinea lenta. Protein-coding genes within it:
- a CDS encoding energy-coupling factor ABC transporter ATP-binding protein encodes the protein MNGNKAHMGDGSAVEIEHLTFRYPDGRLALDDVSLRVTRGERVALVGPNGAGKSTLMLHLNGILGARDGGVRVDGLPVQEAHLGAIRSRVGLVFQNPDDQLFSPRVEQDVAFGPLHMGLPEAEIRARVERALAAVDMQAYAGRTSVHLSVGEKKRIALATVLSMDADLLVLDEPSAGLDPRARRDLIALLRTFEDCTLLVSSHDMRLVWDLCARVVVLDAGRIVADGPTRDLLANADLMERHGLEVPWPKSSG